In one Drosophila pseudoobscura strain MV-25-SWS-2005 chromosome X, UCI_Dpse_MV25, whole genome shotgun sequence genomic region, the following are encoded:
- the CCKLR-17D3 gene encoding gastrin/cholecystokinin type B receptor has product MYPYSAEDAAQTVMAAAAAYRALLDYYANAPSAAGHIVSLTLVPFNDTAASPSYAGGVSGGDGGGNITDSFFEDGLGSGNVFGNQRLEQEAAGTSYGFGDSSGSGFGSAFSGNTSPSPSPGSISGGGSSSAATSTTEMPVWLIPSYSVILLFAVLGNLLVISTLVQNRRMRTITNVFLLNLAISDMLLGVLCMPVTLVGTLLRNFIFGEFLCKLFQFSQAASVAVSSWTLVAISCERYYAICHPLRSRSWQTISHAYKIIGFIWLGGILCMTPIAVFSQLIPTSRPGYCKCRETWPDQGYEQFYNILLDFMLLVLPLLVLCVAYILITRTLYVGMAKDSSRIMAMQQTATAAGPTPAPSIGVVAAGGAAAAGPSSNSSNSCILVLTASTVYNESSNNNNGAAAAAPAPAPTPAPATARPTTTTTTTATLTTRASATTSAMIKTTSTTTTTVTLAKMSSPSMRVQDAALRRSNEAKTLESKKRVVKMLFVLVLEFFICWTPLYVINTLSMFIGQALYEYIDYTSISYLQLLAYSSSCCNPITYCFMNASFRRAFVDTFKGMPWRRAGTGAAGAIALSASQVANNNPNALNANPGQAMGMGTWRTRSRHDPLNSVVHTSSATAADSPRL; this is encoded by the exons ATGTACCCGTACAGTGCGGAGGATGCTGCCCAAACGGTCatggcagcggcggctgcgTACAGGGCGCTGCTCGACTATTACGCCAACGCCCCCAGTGCGGCGGGTCACATCGTTTCGCTGACCCTGGTCCCGTTCAACGATACTGCAGCATCCCCCTCGTACGCGGGCGGAGtcagcggcggcgacggcggcggcaacaTCACCGACAGCTTCTTTGAGGATGGCCTGGGGTCAGGAAATGTGTTTGGAAACCAACGCCTggagcaggaggcagcaggcacgAGCTACGGCTTTGGGGACAGCTCTGGCTCAggctttggctctgccttCAGTGGCAataccagccccagccccagccccggatCCATCTCgggaggcggcagcagcagcgccgccaccagcaccacGGAGATGCCCGTCTGGCTGATACCCAGCTACAGCGTGATTCTGCTGTTCGCCGTGCTGGGCAATCTGCTGGTCATCTCCACTTTGGTGCAGAACCGCCGGATGCGGACCATCACCAATGTCTTTCTGCTGAACCTGGCCATTTCGGACATGCTTCTGGGCGTGCTCTGCATGCCCGTTACGCTGGTGGGCACCCTCCTCCGCAACTTCATCTTTGGGGAGTTCCTCTGCAAGCTGTTCCAGTTTTCGCAGG CTGCCTCCGTGGCCGTGTCCTCGTGGACCCTTGTGGCgatctcctgcgagcgctacTACGCCATCTGCCATCCGCTGCGCTCGCGATCCTGGCAGACCATCAGCCATGCCTACAAGATAATCGGATTCATTTGGCTCGGGGGGATCCTGTGCATGACGCCGATAGCCGTCTTCAGTCAATTGATACCAACCAGTCGGCCAG GATACTGCAAGTGCCGGGAGACATGGCCTGATCAGGGCTACGAGCAGTTCTACAACATCCTGCTGGACTTCATGCTGCTCGTCCTGCCCCTGCTGGTGCTCTGTGTGGCCTACATCCTCATCACCCGCACCCTCTACGTGGGCATGGCCAAGGACAGCAGCAGGATAATGGCCATGCAGCAGACGGCCACGGCAGCAggcccaaccccagccccatccaTCGGCGTAGTGGCTGCCGggggagctgcagcagctgggcccagcagcaatagcagcaacagctgcatcCTGGTGCTGACCGCCAGCACAGTCTACAACG agagcagcaacaacaacaatggcgccgcagccgcagctccTGCGCCGGCGCCtaccccagcaccagcaacagcgagaccgacaacgacaacgacaacgaccgCGACACTGACTACGAGAGCATCAGCGACAACGTCAGCGATGATCAAAACGACAAGCACAACCACAACGACGGTGACGCTGGCCAAGATGTCCTCGCCCAGCATGCGGGTCCAAGACGCTGCTCTTCGCAG ATCAAACGAAGCAAAGACTCTGGAGAGCAAGAAGCGAGTCGTGAAGATGCTGTTCGTCCTGGTGCTGGAGTTCTTCATCTGCTGGACACCACTGTACGTGATCAACACGCTGAGCATGTTCATCGGACAGGCGCTGTATGAGTATATCGACTACACCTCCATAAGCTACCTACAGCTGCTGGCCtactcctccagctgctgcaatCCGATCACTTACTGCTTCATGAACGCCAGCTTCCGGCGCGCATTCGTCGACACCTTCAAGGGCATGCCCTGGCGgcgggctgggactggggcggCGGGCGCCATTGCCCTATCCGCCAGCCAAGTGGCGAACAACAACCCCAATGCCCTCAATGCCAATCCTGGCCAagccatgggcatgggcacCTGGCGGACCCGTTCGCGCCACGACCCACTAAATTCGGTGGTGCACACCAGCAGCGCCACGGCGGCTGACAGTCCACGGCTCTAG